The genomic stretch cacaatattTCAGGAAGAACAGAGACTAATATTTTGTAAGGAATATTTGCTATTGTGACACTAATGCTGCCAGAAATAATGATTTTATTGAGCAAAAAGGGACATAGCCCTAGAGTGGTTTTtaattccatatatatatatatatatatatattttaggtaCATGGGAAACaaggttaggctgctggtgtgctagCATCACTACTTATTATGCTTatcaatactgtctcattgtttccttgcattTCCCCATTTGTTGGGCTCTCATCTTATACTTAAACTCCTTGGGGGTaaagaccatctttttgttctatgttgtacaacacctagcataaTGCAGTCCTGCTCCATGATTAGGGACCCTAGGCaccacagtaatacaaataatggcAGCAAGGAAATTCAGCTGGTAGAattgggtggatttttttttttcccctgaagaatTAAGTGGAAAGTATTCTTGTATTATTCTTTCAACTTCAAGCTATTGCATCAGCTTCAAAATTTTATTGCTTGTATATCCCTCATAAGCCATTATACAAATCTGTCAAAATAAGGAAATATTACAAGAATATCTGACCCACAGTTTTCATTGCACAAACATTTAAACAGGAAactttacaaatacatttttcccCATATAAGAATAGTTTTATACAGAAAGTGTCTTTACAGAAAAGCTTGCATTTAGATTCTCTCATGAACCTGATTGCTTGATGCACTAAGATTTAAGCTACACTTAAGACAGTGtcaaaaaaagcagcagcacatcACTTCTATACTTAAATCTGCTCGACTTGAGTCTTGTTGAACCAAAACATTGAAAATACTCTTACGACCATTTTTGTAAGCAGATAATTCAAGTATCTTTAAGCTCTTCCAAGTGTTAATAATGAAATACTTtgtattttttctaaaaataacaCCATAATGTGTGTCAAGATACATCAATATGAATCTTAACAAGGCAGCATTACCTTCTTATACTATACGGTTGTGCTGAATAATACTATAACATAAGACCAGTCCATGGTATAGAAAAAACTAAACAGAAGTGTTGTATTAAGCCAGTTTGATAACATGAATTTCAAAATGAGTTTTCAGAAACTATTCTATTAAATGCTACAGCgttaaatgtaataaaaaaatacttaTGTTTTCTTAAAAAGACCATTTAGGGTAGAGAAAAATCCAGTAAAGTACTACCTCTAGAAAAGCCTGACCTATGGGAGGAAATTGAAAAATATAAATGGGTATGCCagtaaatacaattaaaaatatttatttttgcaaagaCTTGAACTCTGTAGGGTATCGTCATTTAAAGTTCAAGCACAAACCACATTCAACAATCTTGTTTTATCTTACAATTTCTATGTTCTGAATTTTTGTACTTATATACAAGTTTTTTGTTAAGTTCTATGTTTAATGTGGAGCTGGGAAGAATTTTCTTGTAAAGGAGCACTGCAGTCACATTTTCTTGCTTTCCTGGCATTTTCTAAATTAGGGCTCTTAAGTGAGAGAGGAAAATGGTGTACTGTCTCGCTATCCTTATACTAGGAATGTAAAATAGTTTGCCAACTGAGGCTGAAGCATATGTAATTAGTAATTTTTCATATTAGCACTTTCAAGATTGAGATAGCTAGTTACTTTTTAGTCAAGTGTAATTCCATCACTTCTGATTTATGTAGTGTTCTTTCCTCACTAACACCCACACATTTCAACCTAAAGAATTAGAGTGGAATAAGAACATATCTTCCTACCATGAATACTGCAGCACAGAGGGTGGTTTGTACAATTAGTTTATAATAGACAGTAATAAGTCACATTATACTGGGTCACATTTGCATATAACtagaagaaatttaaaaaaataaaacttattCCAGTGATTTTGCAAACTCAGCATAATCAATGTATCCATCGTTATTTTTGTCATCATCTCGTAAGACATCATCAATTAGACTAATTAACTCTTCTTCTTTCATTGCCTGGGAGTGTTCACCACCTTCCTACAAGAAAGATATTAGTTAAAGCAGTTTCTCTCTCAATCAGTGAGTTGCAGTGCCATGGAAGGTTGAAAGTTGTATTACAATCAAAAGCAAAGAATAGCTGGCTCCCTCATTCCACATACAGTTATCCTTCAAGGTCAAATTCTTTATTATGCTCTTAAGATAAgtatatacgtgtgtgtgtgtgtgtatatacacacacctaTATCAGATACACCTACTATAAAGGTAAGGGGGTTGTGAAAATTTCTTACTTCAAATAAGGGGCTGCCCACCTGAAGAGGTAGAGAAACAGACTTGCAGCAAAAGAGCATGTTCACAACAGCACTGTAACATACTGGCCACACACACCATACATAGCTGGTAACTCCCCCTTTCTACCCTGCCCACCAGGCTGTTCTCTCCTCTGCATAGTCATCATGCTCTTCAAGGCCACATTCACCCTAGCAGGCCACAATGTcgaagccctggtctacactaggtggggggaatcgatctaagttaagcaacttcagctacgtgaataatgtagctgaagttgacgtacttagacctactcactgcggtgtcttcactatggTGAGTCGCCTGCTGCCGCtccctgtcgactctgcctgcgcctcttgtggcggtggagtacaggggTCAAGGGGAGAGTGCTCGGGGATccatttattgcatctagactagacacgataaatcgagccccgctggatcgatcgctgcccaccgatacagcaggtagtatagacatgccctaagcTAGGATAGGGCCTTTCTGGGGCACTGATTGTAAAGTTACAGATATGGTTTACTTAGTACTTTCATAAAACAAAACGAGACTGATATTACAGAAAATCTGACTATACAGAAAATACATGTTCTCATTGGAGCTACTTTTGAGTACTCATTAATTTGAAGAGCCACATGGGCTGTTATAAATACTGCTCACCTCTTTATGTACATGTGATATAGCAGTGGCAAGTTCTAATCCATCAAGCAAATTATTGCCATCATAATCATGCATTTTGAAGTAATGGAGCTGCAACTCCTGTGGGGACATCTCAGATTCTGGTTTGTCAATTACACCTTCTAAGTGTTCCATGATGTGgctgaaaatagaaaataatgcCAGCTAGTTAATATTTAAAAGCCTGTTTATATTTAACTGTTCTTTGATCAGGAAAATAGTCTACAACACTTTGGATAAGATTCTGTGTGGAGCCTCTTAGAGATGTGGAACAGAACAGCTCTCCCCCTGGTCTGCGAGTGTATGGTGGTTTTAAGCCACCATTGTGCCCTCTTGATCCTGTTATGCTACAGGGGCTAGAGAGATCTTTGATATAATTTAGACAGTGGTGGGCGCCTGTCTAAGTTACAGTAGCCTCCGAAGGCTCTCTCCTTATGCCAGTCTTCCACACAGCCTGtactgggtgaattccccctccccaccccatcagctTTTAGGGCCTCTTTATGATGATCTGGTTCTTCTATCCACTGTAAAGAGGAGAGAGGATGAGAATCTCACCCTGTAAGTGTTCATAATACACACTTCCCCCCAGAATGTTTTCCATGGCCAGTATATACAAGGAACAACAGTTTTGGCTAATAGATTCTCCATACTGTGTAGACAGGGCTACCAGGTCCCCGAGTCCCACTGTATAGTGGAGTCTCCAAGTTCAAAGTGAATCATTGAGCAATAcaagtttacatttacagaatgCAAAATACATACTCTTTGTCTTGTACTAGGTTCTTATCAAGACGAATATTTGCTTGATGACTCTCCTCTACATGCTTCTCAGCTACAGAGGAGATCAAGAACGCAGTCACTAGGCAGAATAGCAAATACACACTAAACATCCTTGAAGCCGTCATGATCTCCTAGCAAGAGGAAAATATATACATTAATACATATGAAAAATACACTCAATAAAATGCAAGATTTTCAATGTAATGAACATAATGGGCATATAAAATCCCTATTAAATTGTAGGATGCAAGTATATTTTTCATTAATACTacttaaaaatcacaccttttGTGCTAGGCAATAAAATTGGATGTATTGTTTAGTACTTCCCCCAGCAGAAAACAGAAGGACTGCTACCAAAAATTTCTTCAGTCTCGCCAAatgccaattaaaaaaacccatctgTGATAATTCTCAGAAACTACATTTTCAGGCTGGGAATGTGCAGCTACTAATCTTTCCAGAAGCCAAAGCCACAACAATTACTTGTGACTCTGTAAATGTCTTCTAGTCAAAGAGCCACAGCAACTTCACCTAGATGCATTTTACAGTATTTTCTTAAAATCTCAGTTAGTCCGAGTAGGTCTCCTTTCTTAAGTTGCATGACATCATAAACACtactggaaatatttaaaaaaacaaagcagcagTGGAAATACTCCAATACCAGTTTAAAACTAGGACAGACATCTATagaaacagaattttttaaactGATAGCTTTGATTGTCATAATTCTAAGTTTTATTAAGCTATATTAATGAATCTTATTAACCAACAGTGCATTATAAAGTTGTTTAGAGTTCATATGTTAGTGTAGTCTTTGTTTCAATTCTTTTGTGGCTCTGTTCAATGACAAAGTggctattttgaaaatgtagtgcTACTACCCAAATTCTAGGGTGATGTTTCCAGTATTTTCCTAGGAGATATAATACGTAATTAAGTATAAAAATTTGGCACACTACTGAAACACTTGGCACTCATTAATGTTGCTTTCTCATGGAAAAAGTATAAATCATTAAAATCATGACATAATGAATAGAATGTAATATAGGTGAAAGCAAAATAAGTGCTTGATACAGAATGGCTTTAAGTGGTCGAATGTATTAATAAGAACTAAGACAAAAGTTATAAAGATGAACCCTACCATGAAACAATATTGATCTACTTTTTCAGAAACGTCCCTGAAGAGTCAATGACTGTACCAAATTAGGACTAAAATAGAAGTACAAAGTGATATTTACCTGtttgctattattatttgtttgtcaGAAGGTTTGCTATCACTTTGAGCTGCAGTAGCAGGTCAGCTAGGAGTTCCAGAGATGCAAATACTAATGGCAGCTTTCACAACTCTATGGCCTACTGCCAGGATGCTACACAGAGTTTGCATAACTTATGAAAATATTAGTTCTATTAACTAGGCATTTGGAATGGACCAATATTTCTTCACAGTTCCCCTGAACCATCTTCTTTGTCTTTGATAACAGAAAAAACAGCAAGGAAAAAAAGACACCTTTTCATGAGGACACTAACACAGTCACCATAATTGCTCATAGTTAcagaaggtgtgaatttaaactgttatactttacactgatgcaaactATTATTCAGATATATACATGACTGATGTGTTTAGTTTCTGACACTCAGGAACAGTTGAACTGAAATAAGTAATTTTTATGACAGAAGAGTGTCCACAAAGCCGTTTAGAATGATCTAACTACatgggtttaaaaacaaacaaaaccaccttCAGTTAAACAAGAACTAGGGTCCAGGAAAGCCTAAGTTCTATTGtcacctctgccactgattcactacATGCTAtatgcaaaaagaagaggagtacttgtggcatcgtctctaaggtgccacgagtactccttctctttttgcggatacagactaacacggctgctactctgatacagGATATATGGCAACTCTCAAATTCTCTGCTtcggtttccccagctgtaaacgGAGAATAAAAGAGGACCAAGTTTTCTGCAGACGTAACTCCCCTGACTTCAATTCACTTACACCAGAAGAGAATTTGACAGAGAATCCTGAACATCGGCTACCGCTAGCTTGTAAGGGAGATACCTGTTGAAAATGCACTGAAATCCAGACGTTCGCCTTCATGAGTTGAagctttgtaaaaaaaaatagaactacAGCGTCACTACTCAGCCTCACTACAATTTGCGAGCAGTTAGCAGGAAAAGTGACCAGGAGGCATGTGAGCAATGACTGCAGGTTCATTCGTTCGTTTCGGTTAATCGCTTTCGCTGCCAGGGCCAAAAGGCAGCGCCGCGGTACGTTTCCATCTACGTGTTACTCTAGCCCTACTCCTGCTGCTAGGCACCCCGCAAACACCCCCCTCGCGGCCCTGAGGCCTCACCCAACGGCGGTGCTGCCATctgccctcctcctgccccccaacggCAGGGGACAGAACGCGGGCTGGGCCCCGCCTGACCAGAGCCCTGCCATAGCCCCTGGGCGAGTCGCTTGGGCTGGCTCCCCGCGCGCCTCTCGCCCCGGGACAACGCCTTGCCCGACGTGGGGGGCACCCAGCGCGGGAGACCAGAGGGAGCGGACGGGCAGAGAGGCAGGTTCCTGCGCCCTGCCGCAGGCCCGCCACAAACTCCTCGCGCCCGAGCCGAGCCCGGCTGGCGGTCGGTCCCCGCCTCTGAGCGGTGTGGAGGGGGCGGCTCCTCCAGCCCCCACCAAACACGACTCTCCGCCGTGTGAGGAACGGCCCCGCACTCACCGGCTGCGCAGGTAGAATGTCCCAGGACAGGGCGCTAAGTCACGGGCAGGTGCGAGCGGGATTGGGCCAGGTCGGCCACCATCCCCAGGGTCATCTTTGACCCGACGCACGCTGGcgtcctgccccgccccctcccgctcATTGGCTTCCGTCTGCCCAGGCGGGGGGAACGTCACGGCTCCTGGAAATTCCACGTGTAACGAAAACAAAGGGacaggtggggcagaggggaggggtcaGGTGCTCGGCATGACACGCCCCCTCTCGAGTGCCCCGCCTCCTCCGTGACTCCACCCCTCCCGCCCTTTCCCACTATGACTCCTCCCCCACCTTGGTCTCCTGTGTCTGCACCTCTCCCCAGCGGTGCGGCTTGTGGTCAAGTGGGCGCGGCTGTGTATCCCgggggtggggctctggcacCCCCAAGGCAGGGATGTGGCCCTTGGCACTGCCTTGTCCTGAGCCGTCTTAGGTCACTCTGCCAGCACTGCTGGTTTTGGGTCCTGTTCCCCGCCACGCCCCGCCGCAAGGTGTCCCAGGCCTGtggctgcctgagtctgcaggaaGCCAAGAGTGGTACAAgcccagccctggttgccacactGTTGCCACAGTGCCCATGAGTCAGGAGCGGGGATGTCACTGTGCATGGCCCAGTTTGAAAAATTCCATTGAAACACGCATAAAAGAAGAACATTCACAGCATCTGTTCCAGTTTTGTAGGCAGGCTCTGCTTGGTACCGATTCCAGTGCTGGGCAAGGCAGGTTGGAATGGAGAGCGGTGACCGTCTGCAATGGGAGAGTGTGACCATTTACATCCCAGCCCCGGCAAGGGGGCACCAAGCCTGCAGAGCCCTGCCATGCCCAGCAAGGCATATACTGCcatattttgaacatctgcatAATCTACTAAGTGGGACAGGTCATCCTGTCACAGCAAATGGCTTTGGTTTGTGTATGAAGGTTGGCGTACCACTGTTTTGGGGACTTTTTTCAACTCTAGTGTGGATTTTTTCTCCCTCATGCTCTGTGTGCATGTTTGGTCTTGTTTTTTTGTCCTTGGTTCTAGAAGCTCCTCACCCTTCATGTTATAGTTGATGGTTGTGTTTATCATGTTTCTGGAGCATGCTAGTTTGGCTGCTTCACATGTGATCCCCCATGTTCTTTGCTTTCTTATATCACTAACTTAATATTCTTTATATGCATCATCACATTCTCTCATCTCCCTTGTGTTCCCTTTTGTTTACATTGTACCAGTCCACTCCCTGTTTATTCTAGGAACCTTGACTCTCTCAAGAAGTCTGTTCAGTCTTTTTGCTTTTGTAAGCATTCATCACATTGTTCTCTGTTAGCTATTAGACTAGCTTTATTGACTAATGGTCATTTATGAGCCAGATATAGTAATGAGGGAAAGACCAGATTGAAAGTATAGctgtcaagctgtcctgcagtgtcTCAAGAGTActagtgccaacctcagggcagactttGGAAAAAGGGctcaaaccccaaactggttttGAGTGCTATACTTGGATTTCACCAACCACTCATCAAGTGTAAATTCCTCAGGCACTATAATAGCCTTAacatagagtcacagacagtctgcTGGGGtactctgatttgtcttgccaCCATAGTAAGCCTACCTTTGTGATGGATGGTCCCTTGCCaaggatcacagcaatattcagctTACTCCCAGTCCTAAAagatcagtcacttaccccaggtcagttgcactttagttctcacaccaaagacaatgcttgtaacCAGTCCTATAATAGACTATGTAAAGATATATAGGAAAAttaaagagttatttacaaggataagcaggtaaacatacatacAAAAATGAGTTACAATATTAAGTTTCCAACGTAATGGAAGCTTCTATGATAAGCAAGcactttagggctaacccaggctaagcactggggatcttttgtTTATGCCTAGTAATTCCTGTTGCCctgagtccaagcagcataaagatacagttcctccttgttaGGGGGTTTTAGTCCATCTTCCCCACTCTATTTtaagctgcaaactcagctgatgggagaaaTTCACTTGCAAGACTCATCTTCATATTCTGGGGCAGGAGAGAGTAAACAACAAAGTTTTTTGACCTCTTCAATGTTCCATTCTAGTCCATCTGTTGTTGATAGGCCTTCCTTGTCGGCTAGGATGTAACACCTTCTATAAGAGATCAGCACTTtacactagttaatgtctctctcctgggaGGTGATCTAGAGGCTTACAATGCAAATGCTGAAATATTACCTTATAATGTGAGATACctatgttataagtgagattaaagCATGCAGCAACATACAAGCATTGCATaaagcaggggtaggcaaactatggcccaggggccacattcTGTCCTCCAGatattttaatccggccctcgagttCCTGCCGGGGAGCGTGGTCTGAgtcttgccctgctccagccagggagcagggtcgggagCTTGCCtcgctccacgcagctcccagaagcagtggcatgtccccgctctggctcctacacataggggcagccagagggctccacatgctgcccccacagctcccattggccaggaaccatgaccaatgggagctgcagggctggtgcctgcggatggggcagcacgcagagctgccaggcagcgcgcagagcttcctggctgctgctccgcataggagccggaggggggacctgccgctgcttctgagagctgcttgaagtaagtgccccccagagcctgcacccctgcctccCTCATGTGCCCCAGTCTCTTGCCCCACCCcgatccccctcccatcctccgaaccccttggtctcagcccagagcaccctcctgcaaccccaacccctcatccccagagcccgcacccccagccggagccctcacccccgcactccaaccccctgctccagcccagagccccctcctgcaccctgaactcctcttttctggcctcaccccagagcccggaCCCCCACCTGAATCCCTCAtcctcttctgcaccccaacccccaattttgtgagcattcatggcctgccatacaatttccatacccagatgtggctttcgggccaaaaagtttgcccacccctggcataaagtctaaacactaaacacattcttagaaTTCTAATACCTGTTTTACCAATACTAACACACAACTGAGTCAGACTAATTCCAGCTATGTATATGTCAGTTGTTCAGTTGTccagctggcacctggtctaccaGCATCACAATAGCACCAGTGCTGACTCTTGATGAACGTGTTCTTGCCAGGAAAGTTCCTTAATTCTTGGAAGAACCATTGAAATCAGTTTGCCTTGGAGTGTAAATCTGGATGACCATTAAGACCCCTTAGTGGTGGATGAACCCTAGGAGGGTTAGAGTTTGGTACGGATGCTCATTCAAACATTTAGGCTCTGCCAGACTTGCTATCCTAATTTTTTGTAAACCAGTTAAATGTTCAATGCAACATTCTATGTATCTGAAAATGTCTTAGCTAGTACATATGTAGGAGTCTGAGAAGGTATTAAAAGAAAGTATATTTCATCTTGTGTGCCTAGAGATATTCCACACCATAGGTATTTCCTTCTTTGTACAGTAAGACTGTGACAATTCTGGATTCCAAAACTGATAtgctattttgttttcttttggttcATCACAATTTATGAAATCAGTAAGTTCCTTTAGGGACCCCTATGTAATATTTTGTGGCTAGCAATATCTTCTAGAAAATATCTCTGTCCACTCTGTTCCTTCTATCCATTCTCTTTCTACCTCTCTTTCCCCCAATTGTTAAATTGTCTAACAGTTCTTATATTTAAACTTTTCAGTACTAGATACATTATGGGTGTTTCCTGTTTTCAAGTTAATAACCACTTCCGGAGTGAAATAGACCTCAAGAGTTTAAGATTTTTTAgtccagaacacacacacacattactggAAGAACAGAAAGTACTCATTATTATACTGAAGTAGTTAATCAACAGAtacagtgttttttaaaatacagttggattttaaatgtttgcttttaaCTGTCAGAAAATGAGAAGTTGAGGCAGCCATGTTTGTTGTGGGGGTAGTTTTGTGGGGTGTAATAAATATGGGTGCAAACTGTATCATTATTGAAAACTCTACAGTTGTGAGGTAGGAATTTAGCATCCTTGCACCCTGATTCACAACCTCTAGGTCCACGTGGCCATGTCAATTTACTGGGTGAagtcctagccccactgaagtcacttggagttttgccattgacttcaacgtaGCCAAACTTTTGCTCACAATTTTAATTCACATATGTCTCAATATAGTTAATATGCATTTCTGTATAAAAATATTAACTAGAAAATGTTTCATGTTTGCTAGGCAATAAAGGATCTAGACTAATAAGTTTAGACCAGAATCTGCCATAGAAAAAACCCTGGATGGGAAATGTACTTGTGAAAAACCGCAAAAATTCATTGTGGTGCATTTTCTTCACATCCCCTTGTTGTATGGGGATATAACGGCATTGCAGAAAATGCATGTGTGTCTGttagtggggtgggggtaggagatGTGTTCAGGGATCCTTGCTAAATACTGGCCACGAGCTTAGGGATTTCTGACCAGACATGCAAAACAAGTGCCCCGCACAGATGGTCTCCCCTCTCTCTTGTGAGCATGGCAGTCTCTCATGCTGTGTTGCATAGCTGCTTCCACCATGGGAGTTAATACTAGTTTGACTGACAGACACTaactttctttgctttctttctcatGGACTTTTAATCCCTGTTTTAGGGAAGCCTGCCCTATATAGCAGCTGCTCCTTGCTTCTTCCTCTCAGCCCTGTTTCCAGTGAAGTCCCAATCATGCATTGGGACTTCTGTGGATTGTGGGGGAGTTGAGCTGGCCTCATAGAATCTGTTTGACTCCACATGtacgtactgtgtgtgtgtgaaatagagATTATCACCTTGTCACCAGGAAGCACAATCCAGTTATCACCTAAATACAACAGTATTTGTCAGCACGCTTAACTGGAAGTTCCAATGGGcatatttttgtgatttttttcattttccaatcATTTAATTTGTATCCAGGTTTTTATACCATGTCAATCACCATAGTCTCTTAAGCACTTTCCAGTGATGCATTCAGGGGTGTCACTAGCACCTACCACTTGTGATTGCTTTGCCAGTCCTCTCCCAGGAAAACGGGGAAGGAAGACATTTTAAGTGCTTTTATTTGTGAAATCCAGGTCAAAGAAGTATGCTCTGTACTTGGAATGGAAAGTGATGGAATTGTGATAGGATATAAGATATATAGAAATGAGCTTTTGctgagaatatatatatatatccaaacAAGCACTAAAAGAGTTAAGAGGTGCACTAAAATTCTAGTCAAAACTTAAGGGAATAGAAATGTGAAaaacagatttgtgtgtgtgcgcacgtgcatGTCTTTTCTAGTACTGCAGAGCATACAAAAGCTTTGTTCTGGCACTGTCTCCTTCCCTAGAAGGAATGAAATTTAAGCACTTAGGTGaatgaaaaaatgaaacatttcttatTGTTTC from Lepidochelys kempii isolate rLepKem1 chromosome 3, rLepKem1.hap2, whole genome shotgun sequence encodes the following:
- the MCFD2 gene encoding multiple coagulation factor deficiency protein 2 isoform X2, with protein sequence MTASRMFSVYLLFCLVTAFLISSVAEKHVEESHQANIRLDKNLVQDKDHIMEHLEGVIDKPESEMSPQELQLHYFKMHDYDGNNLLDGLELATAISHVHKEEGGEHSQAMKEEELISLIDDVLRDDDKNNDGYIDYAEFAKSLE
- the MCFD2 gene encoding multiple coagulation factor deficiency protein 2 isoform X1; its protein translation is MNLQSLLTCLLVTFPANCSQIVVRLSSDAVVLFFFTKLQLMKANVWISVHFQQEIMTASRMFSVYLLFCLVTAFLISSVAEKHVEESHQANIRLDKNLVQDKDHIMEHLEGVIDKPESEMSPQELQLHYFKMHDYDGNNLLDGLELATAISHVHKEEGGEHSQAMKEEELISLIDDVLRDDDKNNDGYIDYAEFAKSLE